The following proteins come from a genomic window of Flavobacterium eburneipallidum:
- a CDS encoding efflux RND transporter permease subunit yields MSLSTTSIRRPVLTIVLNLLIILFGFIGYTFLGVREFPSIDPAQVSIRTNYTGANADIIESQITEPLEKAVNAIDGIRNITSTSNQGSSNITIEFNLDKDLESAANDVRDKVSQAVRNLPQDIDAPPVVSKADADSESIISMTLQSDTRTALELSDYAENVISQRLETIPGVSGVQIWGQKRYAMRLWIDPIKLAAYGCTVAEVRTALNAQNVELPSGKLTGNNTELTVKTIGNLSTPEEFNNIIIRTEGDKIIRFSDVGTASLGAENIETKLSSSGLPMIGMAIVPMPGANYLDISKEFYKKYDALKKDLPKDMKINIALDNTVFVKKSVLEVAETLGISILLVIIIIYLFFRDWAIAFRPLIDIPVSLIATFFIMWLFGFSINVLTLLAIVLATGLVVDDGIVVTENIFKKVEEGMTPIEAAIKGSNEIFYAVISISVTLAAVFLPVIFLEGFVGRLFREFGVVIGAAVLISAFVSLTLTPMLNAYLMKGGEQKKSKFYVKTEPFFEKLNSGYAESLKSFMAKKWISFPILIACFGIIYLFFTILPKETAPYDDRSSIVMRMNTPEGSSYEYTDRFMQEISKLVDDSIQEKKVSLVITAPGFSTSSVNAGFVRLTLKDVGERKASQKEIADQLSKWTKDFPNAKTSVIQQPTIAVNRRGGLPIQYIIQAPTFEKLREKIPVFMEEVGKSDVFSITDVNLKFNKPEINVTIDREKAESLGISILDIAQTLQLSLSGQRFGYFIRNGKQYQVIGQFDQKDRSKPLDLTSMFVKNNKGELIQMDNVVNVEEQSNPPQLYHNNRYMSATISAGLAPGKSMGDGIDAMNEIKTKVLDDTFTTDLGGESRDFIESSSNTSFAFGLALLLIFLILAAQFESFIDPLIIILTVPMAVAGALFSLWLFNQTWNIFSQIGTVMLIGLVTKNGILIVEFANQLREQGKSKYDAIMEASEARLRPILMTSLAIALGALPIAMSLGAASTSRIGMGVVIVGGTIFSLALTLFVIPAIYLMWSKARKHYPEFDHIEEYEKESK; encoded by the coding sequence ATGAGTTTATCAACTACAAGCATAAGAAGACCTGTTTTAACCATAGTGTTAAACCTTCTCATCATATTATTCGGTTTTATTGGTTATACTTTTTTAGGCGTTAGAGAATTTCCTTCCATTGACCCAGCACAGGTTTCTATTAGAACCAATTATACTGGAGCCAATGCTGATATTATAGAATCGCAAATTACCGAACCACTCGAAAAAGCAGTGAATGCTATTGATGGTATCAGAAATATTACCTCTACAAGTAATCAGGGAAGTAGCAACATAACCATCGAATTTAATCTAGACAAAGATCTTGAAAGTGCTGCTAATGATGTTCGAGATAAAGTTTCGCAAGCGGTTCGAAATTTACCCCAAGACATTGATGCACCACCTGTGGTTTCTAAAGCCGATGCCGATAGCGAGTCTATTATTTCGATGACGCTACAAAGTGATACTAGAACTGCACTAGAATTAAGCGATTATGCCGAAAATGTAATCTCACAACGATTGGAAACTATTCCTGGTGTGAGTGGTGTTCAAATTTGGGGACAAAAGCGCTATGCCATGCGATTGTGGATTGACCCAATAAAATTAGCCGCTTATGGCTGTACAGTGGCCGAAGTTCGAACTGCACTAAATGCACAAAACGTAGAATTACCCTCCGGAAAGTTAACTGGTAACAACACTGAATTGACGGTAAAAACTATTGGGAACTTATCTACTCCCGAAGAGTTTAACAATATTATTATTCGTACCGAAGGAGACAAAATTATTCGTTTTAGCGATGTAGGAACAGCTAGTTTAGGTGCTGAAAACATCGAAACCAAACTTTCATCATCAGGGCTTCCAATGATTGGTATGGCGATTGTACCCATGCCAGGAGCCAATTATTTAGATATTTCAAAAGAATTTTATAAAAAATATGATGCTCTAAAAAAGGATTTACCAAAGGATATGAAAATCAATATTGCATTAGACAATACTGTTTTCGTAAAAAAATCGGTGCTTGAGGTAGCAGAAACTTTAGGTATTTCGATTCTATTAGTAATCATTATCATTTATTTGTTTTTTAGAGATTGGGCGATTGCTTTTAGACCCTTAATTGACATTCCTGTTTCTCTGATTGCTACCTTTTTTATCATGTGGCTCTTTGGCTTTTCTATCAATGTTTTGACACTGTTAGCTATTGTTTTAGCTACAGGATTAGTAGTTGATGACGGAATTGTAGTGACCGAAAACATCTTCAAAAAAGTCGAAGAAGGAATGACACCAATTGAAGCAGCTATAAAAGGTTCGAACGAAATTTTCTACGCCGTGATTTCTATTTCAGTAACCTTGGCAGCGGTATTTTTGCCTGTAATTTTCCTAGAAGGTTTCGTCGGACGATTGTTTCGAGAGTTTGGTGTCGTTATTGGTGCTGCGGTATTAATTTCTGCCTTTGTATCCTTGACCTTAACACCAATGTTAAACGCTTATTTGATGAAAGGTGGCGAACAGAAAAAATCAAAGTTCTATGTTAAAACAGAACCCTTTTTCGAAAAACTAAACAGCGGTTATGCAGAATCCTTAAAAAGTTTTATGGCAAAAAAATGGATTAGTTTTCCAATCCTAATTGCTTGTTTTGGAATTATTTATTTGTTCTTTACCATTTTACCAAAAGAAACCGCTCCTTATGACGACCGAAGCTCCATAGTGATGCGAATGAACACTCCCGAAGGTTCTTCTTATGAATACACCGATCGCTTCATGCAAGAAATTTCCAAATTGGTAGATGATTCTATCCAAGAAAAAAAAGTAAGTTTGGTAATTACTGCACCAGGATTTAGTACTTCTTCTGTCAATGCTGGATTTGTTAGACTAACATTGAAAGATGTAGGCGAAAGAAAAGCATCGCAAAAAGAAATAGCAGACCAATTATCCAAATGGACTAAAGACTTTCCAAATGCCAAAACCTCGGTTATTCAGCAACCCACTATTGCAGTAAACAGACGTGGAGGCTTGCCTATACAATACATTATTCAAGCACCAACATTTGAAAAACTACGAGAAAAAATTCCTGTTTTTATGGAAGAGGTAGGCAAAAGCGATGTTTTCTCTATTACGGATGTAAATTTAAAATTCAACAAACCCGAAATAAACGTAACAATTGATCGTGAAAAAGCCGAAAGTTTAGGAATTTCTATTCTTGATATTGCACAAACCTTACAACTTTCATTGAGCGGTCAGCGTTTTGGTTACTTTATCAGAAATGGTAAACAATACCAAGTTATTGGACAATTTGACCAAAAAGACCGTTCAAAACCTTTGGATTTAACTTCGATGTTTGTCAAAAATAACAAAGGCGAATTGATACAAATGGACAATGTAGTAAATGTAGAAGAACAAAGTAATCCGCCACAATTGTACCATAACAATAGGTATATGTCGGCTACGATTTCGGCAGGTTTGGCTCCTGGCAAAAGTATGGGAGACGGAATCGATGCTATGAATGAAATTAAAACCAAAGTATTAGACGATACTTTTACTACCGATTTAGGAGGAGAATCTAGAGATTTTATCGAAAGTAGTTCGAATACTTCTTTTGCATTTGGATTGGCATTACTGTTAATTTTCTTGATTTTGGCAGCACAGTTCGAAAGTTTTATTGATCCTTTGATTATTATTCTAACGGTGCCAATGGCGGTGGCTGGAGCTTTATTTTCGCTATGGTTATTCAATCAAACTTGGAATATTTTTAGCCAAATTGGAACCGTAATGCTTATCGGTTTGGTAACCAAAAACGGAATTTTGATTGTCGAATTTGCGAATCAATTGCGTGAACAAGGAAAATCGAAATACGATGCCATTATGGAAGCATCCGAAGCCCGTTTGCGACCAATTTTGATGACCAGTTTAGCCATTGCGTTGGGTGCTTTACCTATTGCAATGTCGCTTGGAGCTGCTTCTACGAGTAGAATTGGAATGGGAGTGGTTATTGTTGGAGGTACCATTTTCTCATTGGCATTGACCCTTTTTGTTATTCCTGCTATTTATTTGATGTGGTCAAAAGCTAGAAAACATTATCCAGAGTTTGATCATATTGAGGAATATGAAAAAGAGAGTAAATAA
- a CDS encoding type II toxin-antitoxin system Phd/YefM family antitoxin — MVVANISDFRKDIKSYFDRVAINFETLIINRGKDSGIVVISLEEYNSLIATNYELSNRTNESRLDAAIDKFKKGKSFSKDLIEE, encoded by the coding sequence ATGGTAGTAGCAAATATTTCAGATTTCAGAAAAGATATTAAATCTTACTTTGATAGAGTAGCAATAAACTTTGAAACTCTAATTATAAATCGTGGAAAAGATTCAGGGATTGTTGTTATTTCACTTGAAGAATACAATTCACTCATTGCAACAAATTATGAATTATCAAACAGAACTAACGAAAGTAGGTTAGATGCTGCTATTGATAAATTTAAGAAAGGGAAGTCATTTTCTAAAGACTTAATTGAGGAATAA
- a CDS encoding DUF2806 domain-containing protein, which yields MNLNDILGLGKVLPIDKLIDIVSNSVGKISKPFFDRKDVDTKAYEIEKLAEARAKEMKIMATAVKENFQITGGIEYKDEKIAISSPKELLFETQQTNLLTPSLENRTQDRVSFQEAKKQLNIENVTAFAAEELRNEEAVTDESLDEDWTTRFFKIAEEVSNEEMQALWGKILAGEIKQPKTYSLRTLELIRNLSKKEADIFMKVANYAINSNGKNYLFKGNDDNVMNEKFNISYTDIALLTEVGLLQTGDYVKHQLLQQTTERQKIFVAGNIILLANIKANTPTIKMPVNVFSNSGNELLKLINTTPPIDYLTYFANSIKNENVDIKYAYILANENDQITHSQPLLEFK from the coding sequence ATGAATTTAAACGACATTTTAGGACTTGGAAAAGTATTACCAATTGACAAACTAATTGATATTGTTTCAAATTCAGTTGGGAAAATATCAAAACCATTCTTCGATAGAAAAGATGTTGATACTAAAGCATATGAAATCGAAAAACTTGCTGAAGCAAGGGCTAAAGAAATGAAAATTATGGCAACAGCTGTAAAAGAGAATTTTCAAATTACTGGAGGCATTGAATATAAGGATGAAAAAATAGCAATTAGTTCCCCAAAAGAACTACTGTTCGAAACACAACAAACAAATTTACTTACGCCTTCACTTGAAAATAGGACACAAGACAGAGTAAGTTTTCAAGAAGCAAAAAAGCAACTTAATATTGAAAATGTAACTGCATTTGCGGCTGAAGAATTAAGAAATGAAGAAGCAGTTACTGACGAATCTTTAGACGAAGACTGGACAACAAGATTTTTCAAAATTGCAGAGGAAGTTTCAAATGAAGAAATGCAAGCTTTATGGGGAAAAATTCTTGCTGGCGAAATAAAACAGCCTAAAACTTATTCATTGAGAACACTTGAACTTATACGTAATTTATCCAAAAAGGAAGCTGATATCTTTATGAAAGTAGCAAACTACGCAATTAATTCAAATGGTAAAAATTATCTATTTAAAGGCAATGATGATAATGTGATGAATGAAAAATTCAACATTAGTTATACTGACATTGCTCTTCTTACGGAGGTTGGCTTATTACAGACTGGCGATTATGTAAAACATCAATTATTACAACAGACTACAGAGAGACAAAAAATTTTTGTTGCAGGAAACATTATTCTTCTTGCAAATATTAAAGCAAACACACCGACAATTAAAATGCCAGTTAACGTATTCAGTAATTCAGGTAACGAACTTCTAAAGTTAATAAACACAACGCCACCAATTGACTACTTGACTTATTTTGCCAATTCAATTAAAAATGAAAATGTTGATATAAAATACGCATATATTTTAGCAAACGAAAATGACCAAATAACACATTCTCAACCTTTACTAGAATTCAAATAA
- a CDS encoding Txe/YoeB family addiction module toxin translates to MKYVFVDESWEDYLYWQKIDKKKVKKINDLLKDISRNPFEGIGKPEPLKHKYAGFWSRRIDDEHRLIYRFIDDEIQILKCRHHYD, encoded by the coding sequence ATGAAATATGTATTTGTTGATGAATCTTGGGAAGATTATTTGTATTGGCAAAAAATAGACAAGAAGAAAGTTAAAAAAATAAATGATCTACTCAAAGATATTTCGAGAAATCCTTTTGAAGGAATAGGAAAGCCAGAACCATTGAAACACAAATATGCGGGATTTTGGTCAAGAAGAATTGATGATGAACATAGATTGATTTACAGGTTTATCGATGATGAAATTCAAATTTTGAAATGTAGACATCATTACGACTAA
- a CDS encoding efflux RND transporter periplasmic adaptor subunit: MKIKNLIYALLIISIGGFIAYRIVSNKSKNEESKKFGDKGAPTVVTGLVVKTSTFDNNLSLSGSIEANEQIEIRSEVSGIVEGIYFTEGSFVNKGQVLFKVNDIELKAQLRQATTKEGLTAENERRAKLLLQKEAISQEEFDVARADHASAQAQTQLIRAQISKTAVKAPFSGKIGLRSISPGSYITPTVLVAKLVNTGKLKITFSIPEKYATQVKSGSTIDFTVSGSTKAYTAKIYAIEPEVAIATRTLQIRAIADNTDGKLFPGTFADVKLPLNIIKDAIVVPTEAIVPVQDGKKVFISNMGKAKEVMVEATTRTDASILILSGLKAGDTLVTSGVMSLKNDAPIKIKL; this comes from the coding sequence ATGAAAATAAAAAATCTAATCTACGCCTTGTTAATCATCTCAATTGGCGGTTTTATAGCTTACCGAATAGTATCTAATAAAAGCAAAAACGAAGAATCTAAAAAATTTGGTGACAAAGGAGCTCCAACTGTTGTTACTGGACTGGTAGTAAAAACCAGCACTTTCGATAATAATTTGTCTTTATCTGGTTCTATTGAAGCCAATGAGCAAATAGAAATTCGGAGTGAAGTTTCAGGAATTGTAGAAGGCATTTATTTTACCGAAGGAAGTTTTGTCAACAAAGGACAGGTTTTATTTAAAGTAAACGATATAGAGTTGAAAGCCCAATTAAGACAAGCCACAACCAAAGAAGGATTGACTGCCGAAAACGAAAGAAGAGCCAAATTACTGCTTCAAAAAGAAGCCATCAGTCAAGAAGAATTTGATGTAGCCAGAGCCGATCACGCTTCGGCACAAGCTCAAACCCAATTGATTCGAGCTCAAATTTCTAAAACAGCTGTAAAAGCGCCATTTTCAGGAAAAATTGGTTTGCGTTCTATTTCGCCAGGAAGCTACATTACCCCTACTGTTTTGGTAGCAAAATTGGTGAATACAGGCAAATTAAAAATCACCTTTTCTATTCCTGAAAAATATGCTACGCAAGTAAAATCAGGTTCTACGATAGATTTTACCGTTTCAGGATCGACTAAAGCTTATACTGCCAAAATATATGCTATTGAGCCCGAAGTAGCCATTGCCACTCGTACACTACAAATTCGAGCCATTGCAGACAATACTGACGGTAAACTTTTCCCAGGCACTTTTGCTGATGTAAAATTGCCTTTGAATATTATTAAAGATGCGATTGTTGTGCCAACAGAAGCCATTGTTCCTGTACAAGATGGTAAAAAAGTTTTTATCTCAAATATGGGTAAAGCCAAAGAAGTGATGGTAGAAGCCACAACCCGAACGGATGCCTCAATCTTAATTCTATCTGGATTAAAAGCAGGAGATACTTTAGTAACCAGTGGCGTAATGTCATTGAAAAACGATGCTCCAATTAAAATAAAATTATGA